From the genome of Scytonema hofmannii PCC 7110, one region includes:
- a CDS encoding helix-turn-helix domain-containing protein yields MILTFDRSTYRNLLAEVVPVAIDTEEEYERILKVVEQLTFKKNRTIEEQALHKLLVILVEAYETQNYPMDESAPHEILQHMMEASGTRQADLVGIIGSSGVVSEVVSGKRSISKAQAKALGDYFKVSPSLFI; encoded by the coding sequence ATGATCCTTACTTTTGATCGAAGCACTTATCGCAATTTGCTGGCTGAAGTGGTTCCTGTTGCAATTGACACAGAGGAAGAGTACGAAAGGATTTTGAAAGTAGTAGAACAACTCACCTTTAAAAAGAATCGCACAATTGAGGAGCAAGCTTTACACAAGTTGTTAGTGATATTGGTTGAAGCCTATGAGACACAGAACTATCCGATGGATGAATCTGCGCCTCATGAAATTTTGCAACATATGATGGAAGCGAGTGGTACCCGTCAAGCTGACTTGGTAGGAATTATCGGTTCGAGCGGTGTAGTGTCCGAGGTTGTGAGTGGAAAGCGTTCCATTAGCAAGGCACAAGCTAAAGCGCTGGGTGATTATTTTAAGGTGTCACCGAGTCTGTTTATTTGA